The genomic interval AGCAGCTGCCCCGGCCACCGTCACCAACCCGCCAAATAAAATCAGCTGGCGGATGGAACGCCGGGCGCGTTTAAGCTGCCTGAATTTAAGATTGATCCCGCCTTCGAACAGAATTACGGCCACGGCAAAGCCCGTGAGAATGTCCAGTGAGGCACCGAGGGACTCCGGATGAACAAGACCGACCCCGTCCGGACCGAAAGCGACACCTGCGACCAGCAGCAGGACGATGCCCGGCACACGCAGATGGTGGGCCAGGGCTTGGGCGATCATGCCAAGAGCCATTGCCAACGCGATGGTCATGCCAGGATTGCTGAAGACAGCGCCGTCCATCCTTCTTTACCTCACATGAGCTCTCCGATTTTTACCAAATCCGACTATTCGCCCAGGATGACCAAGGTATCGCTGTCCTTGACCGTAAAATCCGCGCTGAGCACAAGGTGAATACCGAATTGATCTTCGTTAATGCATTTCGCTGTAAGCTGTTTATTCTGGGCCATTCGGTCTATAAATGGCCTCCCAAAGGCTTTAGAAAAACGTCGCTTCCTAGTGTTGGCTAAATCCCGCTGAGTCGATCAGGTTGTCCGGCAGCGTCAACTTACCCTGCTTGATCATTTTTTTGCAAAAGGCGCCCAACTGCGCCTTGGCAAGCTTGGAGGGCATGGTTTGTCCGTTTTCCCACCGATTTACGCTTGCGTAGCTGACATTCAACCGCCGCGCCAAGTCCTCCTGGCTCAAGGCGAGCTGCCGCCGGATTTCCTTTGTTAAGGTCGACAAACTTCGATCTTCATTGTCCATTCGGTGAACCTCTCATCGTCAGGGCCGCAAGCTTCTGATTTAATTTTATAACATGTGATATAACATTCGCGATACAAAAAGCAAGGAAAATCGTTCCTGGAAAACATTCTGGAAGGCGTCAGTAAGGCCATTTCCCTGAAGGCATTAATCTATGATGATCTCGTAAAAAAATCAATCTCCTACCGGAACATACTCACAGCATCACCTCACTTTTATCCGCCGGGGAGGTATCGAGTCGTTTGCCCGATCTGTACGCAATAAAAAAGGCAGCGCCCTTTCTGACCCTGCCTTTTGGTATTTGAACTGATTTGTCGAATTATTTTTTCATTTTCTTTCTGGCTATTCCAGCAAGACCGAGCAGACCCAAACCGAGAAGAAGCATGGTGGAAGGTTCGGGATTGGGAATTGGCGATATACCGGTATTTAAGGCGACAGTATCCACGTTATCAAGCTCAAAGGTAGAACTCATAAACCTGAGATATTTGTCAACAGTCTTCCCATTTTTTGTTGTGTCGTTGGTATACCAAGAGAAAACAACGTCAAACTCTCCGCTTAACCCGGCATCAATAATATTGCTAATATCCGAGGTCCACTTCATCTGGCCGTTACCGTTGTTATTTGGCGTCCAATTTTCAATAGGACCTAACGCTTCCACTGTAACAGTTCCACTGTTATCTTCGTCGCCAAAATTGTGAATAAAAAGGGTCAGTGTGGCTGAATTGAAAGTATCCGAATCAAAATCAGTTGGCATGGAATGTGTCCATGCTAAAACCCCCTCATTGGCGCCATCGCCTCTACCTAATTCTATTGGTTTCAGTGGCTTGTATAAATCCGTATAAAGCGTTGCGCTCGCCACTCCTGCCATCCCAAACAGCATCGCTCCCATCGCCACTATTGCAACCATTTTGTTAATCATCATTTCCCCTTATATCCTTTTGGGTTATGTACTACTTCTCTTAACCAACTCGCCATCGACGAAAAGCTGAGCT from Desulfobacterales bacterium carries:
- a CDS encoding helix-turn-helix transcriptional regulator, yielding MDNEDRSLSTLTKEIRRQLALSQEDLARRLNVSYASVNRWENGQTMPSKLAKAQLGAFCKKMIKQGKLTLPDNLIDSAGFSQH
- a CDS encoding PEP-CTERM sorting domain-containing protein translates to MMINKMVAIVAMGAMLFGMAGVASATLYTDLYKPLKPIELGRGDGANEGVLAWTHSMPTDFDSDTFNSATLTLFIHNFGDEDNSGTVTVEALGPIENWTPNNNGNGQMKWTSDISNIIDAGLSGEFDVVFSWYTNDTTKNGKTVDKYLRFMSSTFELDNVDTVALNTGISPIPNPEPSTMLLLGLGLLGLAGIARKKMKK